A window of the Miscanthus floridulus cultivar M001 chromosome 14, ASM1932011v1, whole genome shotgun sequence genome harbors these coding sequences:
- the LOC136505897 gene encoding uncharacterized protein: MRYGEVAHFSHPQHRLRLEHAETPFRCDGCREVGIGARFRCPYPGCDHDLHRQCALPASPPPPPLRHPFYPSCAFVFLARAPGGPGARYCNACGRDVAGYVYHCRACGFDLHPCCAALPHALDAGGGVRLYLHPDSRAAGVPPCHRCGHRGRSWSYRSQCRCYSLHVACVMDMLVESWHGVGRHKGAAGGGGGRGGVSSAGVNMYDGGMVVPGSSGYRVPAIRGAAKSSHASRGGGGYSYWGRKKGKVKRCCEIAGFAAQVVISAVLGDPTALIAGVIGSLIAR; the protein is encoded by the coding sequence ATGAGGTACGGCGAGGTGGCGCACTTCAGCCACCCGCAGCACCGTCTGCGGCTGGAGCACGCGGAGACGCCGTTCCGGTGCGACGGGTGCCGCGAGGTGGGCATCGGGGCGCGGTTCCGCTGCCCGTACCCAGGCTGCGACCACGACCTGCACCGGCAGTGCGCGCTccccgcgtcgccgccgccgccgccgctgcggcaCCCGTTCTACCCGAGCTGCGCGTTCGTGTTCCTGGCGCGCGCGCCGGGGGGGCCCGGGGCGCGCTACTGCAACGCGTGCGGCCGCGACGTGGCCGGCTACGTCTACCACTGCCGCGCCTGCGGGTTCGACCTGCACCCGTGCTGCGCCGCGCTCCCGCACGCGCTGGACGCCGGCGGCGGGGTCAGGCTGTACCTGCACCCGGACTCCAGGGCCGCCGGCGTGCCGCCCTGCCACCGGTGCGGCCACCGCGGGCGCAGCTGGAGCTACCGGAGCCAGTGCAGGTGCTACAGCCTCCACGTGGCGTGCGTCATGGACATGCTCGTCGAGAGCTGGCACGGCGTCGGGCGACACAAGGGCGCCGCCGGCGGAGGAGGAGGTCGAGGAGGGGTGAGCAGCGCCGGCGTGAACATGTACGACGGCGGGATGGTGGTGCCCGGGAGCAGCGGGTACAGGGTGCCGGCGATCAGGGGCGCGGCGAAGAGCAGCCACGCCAGCAGGGGGGGAGGAGGGTACTCGTACTGGggcaggaagaagggcaaggTGAAGCGCTGCTGCGAGATCGCCGGGTTCGCCGCGCAGGTGGTCATCTCCGCGGTGCTCGGCGACCCCACCGCGCTCATTGCTGGCGTCATAGGATCGCTCATCGCGCGGTGA
- the LOC136504397 gene encoding RING-H2 finger protein ATL65-like: MRAPPRRRRPSPAAPAPAPSAAASPSGAAVSSPPSPYPALASLVPGPAPEPSAVRAFAGGRRGGGGAGSSLSPPLIAMLAVVGAALLVVLYARLVSRVFRAARRRWRRRRRLRLLMIPAGSPSARGGGDDSFASFTTYDNYYHTFSPYYGLDDAAIKSLPSAQYLAGTGGAGSSSASARGSGASRECAVCLLEFADGDELRALPLCAHAFHADCIDVWLRAHASCPLCRAAVALPPPVPSPLHRAAARRVRPSLDDLLFFHPVPPAAQPAEQQQAEIAPASPDQQQQLAAAAGARDFLLKRSYSLGFERSLAMVEAASPPWRYRVSAFAAGAATDGGTTSRGRGFWSKRWPSPFGGGGAGGSAAARVFSFRSYRAGGGGAACKPSPFSRRFRGGGSGFFMSLASEPPSILAAARRSSRAAAASSRLRCGDPEALLSPDRLSR, from the coding sequence ATGCGCGCGCCGcccaggcggcggcggccgtcCCCTGCTGCGCCGGCGCCTGCTccgtccgccgccgcctcgccttcTGGCGCCGCCGTCAGCTCGCCGCCTTCTCCCTACCCGGCGTTGGCGTCGCTGGTCCCAGGCCCGGCGCCTGAGCCATCTGCGGTGAGGGCGTTCGCGGGCGGcaggcgcggcggtggcggcgccggATCGAGCCTGAGCCCGCCGCTCATCGCGATGCTGGCGGTGGTGGGCGCGGCGCTGCTGGTGGTGCTGTACGCGCGGCTGGTGAGCCGCGTGTTccgcgcggcgcggcggcggtggcggcggcgccgccgcctccggcTGCTGATGATCCCGGCGGGGTCCCCctcggcgcgcggcggcggggacGACTCCTTCGCGTCCTTCACCACGTACGACAACTACTACCACACCTTCTCGCCCTACTACGGCCTGGACGACGCCGCCATCAAGTCGCTGCCGTCGGCGCAGTACCTGGCCGGCACCGGCGGCGCcggctcgtcgtcggcgtcggcgcGGGGCTCCGGCGCGTCCAGGGAGTGCGCGGTGTGCCTGCTGGAGTTCGCGGACGGCGACGAGCTCCGCGCGCTGCCGCTGTGCGCGCACGCGTTCCACGCCGACTGCATCGACGTGTGGCTCCGCGCGCACGCGTCCTGCccgctctgccgcgccgccgtcgcgcTGCCGCCGCCCGTGCCGTCGCCGCTGCACCGCGCCGCCGCGCGCCGGGTGCGGCCCAGCCTCGACGACCTCCTCTTCTTCCACCCGGTGCCGCCTGCTGCTCAGCCGGCAGAGCAGCAGCAGGCGGAGATCGCGCCGGCCAGCCcggaccagcagcagcagctcgcgGCGGCCGCCGGCGCCAGGGACTTCCTGCTGAAGCGCTCCTACTCGCTCGGCTTCGAGCGCAGCCTTGCCATGGTGGAGGCGGCGTCGCCTCCGTGGCGGTACCGCGTGTCCGCTTTCGCCGCAGGCGCCGCGACCGACGGCGGGACCACCTCCCGGGGCCGCGGCTTCTGGAGCAAGCGCTGGCCGTCCccgttcggcggcggcggcgcgggcggatCCGCGGCCGCCCGCGTCTTCTCCTTCCGGTCGTaccgcgccggcggcggcggcgcggcgtgcAAGCCGTCCCCGTTCTCCCGGCGGTTCCGCGGCGGCGGGAGCGGGTTCTTCATGTCGCTGGCGTCGGAGCCCCCCTCGATCCTGGCCGCGGCGAGGCGGAGCAGCCGCGCGGCCGCCGCGTCCAGCCGGCTCCGGTGCGGCGACCCCGAGGCGCTGCTCTCGCCGGACCGGCTCAGCCGCTGA